The following nucleotide sequence is from Nitrospirota bacterium.
CCCAAGTACGTCAAGGCTATCTACGAACATTTGATCGATCTCAAGCCAGACGGCACGTTCCGAATGAACATGGAGTATTTCAACTATTGCACCGGCCTGACCATGACGAGCCGAAAGTTCGACGACGTGTTTGGAGGCCCCCCTCGCAAAGCGGAGTCGAAGTTCGGGCAACGGGAAATGGATTTGGCTCGCTCGATTCAGGAAGTGACCGAAGAGGTCATGTTGCGGCTGTCGCGGACGATGCACCGGGAAGCGGGAGTGGAGTACCTCTGTTTGGCGGGTGGTGTCGCGCTAAATTGTGTAGGAAATGGGAGAGTGCTCCGAGAAGGACCGTTTAAGGGGATTTGGATTCAGCCGGCTGCCGGTGATGCAGGCGGGGCATTGGGCGCTGCATTGAGTGCGTGGCATCAGTATGAGAACAAGCCGAGGACCGCGGACAATATCCACGACAAAATGAAGGGGAGCTATCTGGGCCCTGCATTCAGCAGCGAGGACGTCGAGACAAGGCTGAAGGGCATCGGGGCTGTATATAACCGGCTTGATGAAAAGGATTTATATAATCAGGTGGCCGACGAGCTAGCCGCAGGAAAGGTCGTAGGGTGGCATCAGGGACGTATGGAGTTTGGCCC
It contains:
- a CDS encoding carbamoyltransferase C-terminal domain-containing protein; this translates as PKYVKAIYEHLIDLKPDGTFRMNMEYFNYCTGLTMTSRKFDDVFGGPPRKAESKFGQREMDLARSIQEVTEEVMLRLSRTMHREAGVEYLCLAGGVALNCVGNGRVLREGPFKGIWIQPAAGDAGGALGAALSAWHQYENKPRTADNIHDKMKGSYLGPAFSSEDVETRLKGIGAVYNRLDEKDLYNQVADELAAGKVVGWHQGRMEFGPRSLGGRSILGDARNTKMQSVLNLKIKYRESFRPFAPSVLRERVSDYFQMNCDSPYMLLVAPVLEKRRLPFDPGQKELWGIELLNVPRSDIPSVTHIDYSARIQTVHEETNPRYYKLLKAFEQKTGYATCVNTSFNVRGEPIVCTPEDAYRCFMRTEMDILVVENYVLRKEDQKPLEGDSDWKKEFELD